From one Lycium barbarum isolate Lr01 chromosome 6, ASM1917538v2, whole genome shotgun sequence genomic stretch:
- the LOC132599818 gene encoding myricetin 7/4'-O-methyltransferase 2-like, translated as MSTSESTSTELLHAQAQIWNYIFNFISSSAVRCALQLGIPDVLYKHGKPMCLSDLSAELSIVNSSKVSIFPILIRFLVHIGFLNQHEDHYFLTPTSRLLAKNEPFNVRSLLLLNHDPVFSKAWFELSAWFQNDSATAFHTAHGKSFWDYVMEEEPRVLGDIFNDALASDSRLNTNVIIAECNYVFEGLTSLVDVGGGTGTMSIAIAKAFPKIECTVLDLPHVIGDCKGSGNLEFVGGDMFDEIPHANAILLKCILHDWRDDDCVKILKKCKESIPSREKGGKVIIIDTVMEDDSKQNNDQIVRAQHNMNMLMMVLFAAKERTKKEWEKLFTEAGFTEYKIISALGLRSLIEIYP; from the exons ATGTCAACAAGTGAGAGTACTTCCACGGAGCTTCTTCACGCTCAAGCTCAAATTTGGAACTATATTTTCAACTTCATTAGTTCTTCAGCAGTAAGATGTGCACTTCAACTAGGCATTCCTGATGTCCTCTACAAGCATGGTAAGCCCATGTGTCTTTCCGATCTCTCTGCTGAACTTTCTATCGTCAATTCTTCAAAGGTTTCCATCTTTCCAATTTTAATTCGCTTTTTAGTGCATATTGGTTTCCTAAACCAACATGAAGATCACTATTTTCTTACCCCAACTAGTCGCCTTCTTGCGAAAAATGAGCCCTTCAATGTTAGGTCACTCTTGCTACTCAACCACGATCCAGTCTTTTCAAAAGCTTGGTTCGAGTTAAGTGCTTGGTTCCAAAATGATTCTGCCACTGCTTTTCATACTGCTCATGGAAAATCTTTCTgggattatgttatggaagaagaaCCCAGAGTACTAGGTGATATTTTCAACGATGCATTGGCTAGTGACTCGAGGTTGAATACCAATGTGATCATTGCGGAGTGTAATTATGTGTTTGAGGGGTTAACGTCGCTGGTGGACGTAGGTGGTGGCACTGGTACTATGTCAATTGCTATAGCCAAAGCTTTTCCTAAAATAGAGTGCACTGTACTTGATCTCCCTCATGTTATAGGAGACTGCAAAGGAAGTGGGAATTTGGAATTTGTTGGAGGAGATATGTTCGATGAGATTCCCCATGCTAATGCCATCTTACTCAAG TGCATTCTGCACGATTGGAGGGACGACGATTGTGTGAAGATACTAAAGAAATGCAAAGAGTCAATTCCAAGTAGGGAGAAAGGAGGGAAAGTGATAATCATAGATACAGTGATGGAGGACGATTCGAAGCAGAACAATGATCAGATTGTTCGAGCACAACATAATATGAATATGCTGATGATGGTTCTTTTTGCTGCCAAAGAGAGAACTAAAAAGGAGTGGGAGAAGCTCTTCACTGAAGCTGGTTTTACTGAATACAAAATAATTTCGGCTTTGGGTTTAAGGTCTCTCATTGAAATTTATCCTTAG
- the LOC132644872 gene encoding uncharacterized protein LOC132644872 gives MPQRNSRDQEKPTPTLRRSPRFTTATATEISANKFHNKHIEVSQSSVKSSTKLRRSPRLSTLDPQNNDEVNNNIEKRVTRSSTRDTPGRRIPSCESTDNSVEKRNRSRIPKNAQETSSGKSCVSKCTLGEVSGCGEGTGKKQERLKRKRNRGIEEISVANGWTNEQELALQSAYFAAKATPNFWKKVAKLVPGKSAKDCFDKIHSDFMTPPQPQPRSRVKKMNTSSLSPCATKLLQSTEKNTNKRRYSKPKNHLSRKAVRQLLQKQNDTDRGKEADFFNALESSTVCQNSSFFTPERNKEGLHYLRKCLERSSSAHKKHLSRLSCSSGATLFSPPVLKPIKNKALHERYVDQLHCREAKRKAATSRTAKAHQNKNDHKNENVIKMDVIKAAKNALISEARDAINQFQSLQTCAMNSFNHDGDGDDDYDENHNCDDDEDA, from the exons CTAACAAATTCCACAATAAACACATTGAAGTTTCACAAAGCTCCGTAAAATCGAGCACCAAGTTGAGAAGGTCTCCAAGATTGAGTACTCTTGATCCACAGAATAATGATGAGGTTAATAATAATATAGAGAAAAGGGTTACTCGTAGTTCTACTCGAGATACACCTGGTCGTAGAATACCAAGCTGTGAATCCACTGACAATTCAGTTGAGAAAAGAAATAGGTCAAGGATCCCTAAAAATGCTCAGGAAACTAGCAGTGGAAAATCTTGCGTATCGAAATGCACATTAGGTGAAGTATCGGGCTGTGGAGAGGGGACCGGAAAGAAACAGGAACGATTGAAGAGGAAGAGAAATCGAGGAATAGAGGAGATTAGTGTTGCGAACGGGTGGACAAACGAACAAGAGTTGGCGTTGCAAAGTGCTTATTTTGCGGCAAAGGCAACGCCTAATTTCTGGAAGAAAGTTGCTAAGCTG GTGCCTGGAAAATCAGCAAAGGATTGTTTTGACAAGATACATTCGGATTTCATGACCCCACCTCAGCCTCAACCACGTTCAAGGGTTAAAAAGATGAATACATCATCACTTTCTCCTTGTGCAACTAAATTGCTCCAGTCCACCGAGAAAAATACAAACAAGCGGAGATATAGCAAGCCGAAGAACCATCTCTCACGCAAGGCTGTGAGACAACTGCTGCAAAAGCAAAATGACACAGATCGAGGTAAGGAAGCAGACTTCTTCAATGCTCTGGAATCATCAACAGTTTGTCAGAACTCAAGTTTTTTCACCCCGGAGCGCAACAAGGAAGGTTTGCATTATCTTAGAAAGTGCCTGGAGAGATCTTCTTCAGCCCATAAAAAGCACCTTTCCCGGTTAAGTTGTTCATCAGGAGCAACTCTTTTTAGCCCACCAGTTCTAAAGCCAATTAAGAATAAGGCCTTACATGAGAGGTATGTTGATCAGCTACATTGCAGGGAAGCAAAGAGAAAGGCAGCCACTTCAAGGACCGCAAAGGCCCACCAAAATAAGAATGATCACAAGAATGAGAATGTCATAAAAATGGATGTGATTAAAGCTGCGAAAAATGCTCTAATATCCGAAGCAAGAGATGCAATCAACCAGTTTCAAAGTTTACAGACATGTGCAATGAACAGTTTCAATCATGATggtgatggtgatgatgattatgatgagaatcaTAATTGTGATGATGACGAGGATGCCTGA